One part of the Dyadobacter sp. 676 genome encodes these proteins:
- a CDS encoding NAD(P)/FAD-dependent oxidoreductase has translation MTDQENFDVVIIGGSYAGLSAGMTLGRARRHVVIIDSGKPCNRQTPHSHNLITHDGKTPAEIAALAREQVLAYPTVQMRAGSVTQILGSNGAFTIITDAGQSVQAKKLIFATGIRDLMPEIPGFAECWGISAIHCPYCHGYEYSDARTGVLMNGEMAMEYVKMIRHWTADLTLYTNGPATFDEAARNKIRSIGVEIIEMPLVSLDHHDGYLQTLHLADGSTRDITALYHRPAFVQHSSLPEELGCELNPQGFIKVDEAQKTTIPGIYAAGDNSGAFRGLTGAMAAGTIAGARLNHELIDEEY, from the coding sequence ATGACCGATCAAGAAAACTTCGACGTTGTGATTATCGGCGGCAGCTATGCGGGCCTCTCCGCCGGCATGACCTTGGGCCGCGCCCGCCGGCATGTCGTTATCATCGATAGCGGCAAACCCTGCAACCGCCAGACCCCGCATTCCCATAACCTCATCACCCACGACGGCAAGACGCCCGCCGAAATCGCTGCGCTCGCACGGGAGCAGGTACTCGCCTACCCTACCGTGCAAATGCGTGCGGGAAGCGTCACCCAGATCCTGGGTAGTAATGGGGCATTTACAATCATTACCGATGCCGGGCAATCGGTGCAAGCCAAAAAACTGATTTTCGCGACCGGTATCCGCGACCTGATGCCCGAAATCCCTGGTTTCGCCGAATGCTGGGGCATCAGCGCGATCCACTGCCCCTATTGCCACGGCTACGAATACAGCGACGCCCGCACAGGTGTGCTGATGAACGGCGAAATGGCCATGGAATACGTAAAAATGATCCGTCACTGGACCGCCGATCTCACACTTTATACCAACGGCCCGGCCACTTTCGACGAGGCGGCGAGGAATAAGATCCGGTCCATCGGCGTGGAAATCATCGAAATGCCGCTCGTATCGCTCGACCACCACGACGGTTACCTACAAACGCTGCATCTTGCCGATGGCAGTACCCGCGACATCACCGCGCTCTACCATCGTCCTGCATTTGTACAACACTCGTCTCTGCCGGAGGAATTGGGTTGCGAACTCAATCCGCAGGGATTCATCAAAGTGGACGAAGCACAAAAAACAACAATCCCGGGCATCTACGCTGCCGGCGATAACAGCGGCGCATTCAGAGGGTTAACCGGCGCAATGGCCGCAGGAACCATAGCCGGCGCCCGGCTCAATCACGAATTAATCGATGAGGAGTACTGA
- the surE gene encoding 5'/3'-nucleotidase SurE: protein MKILVTNDDGIYSPGIAALAKIASRFGEVKIVAPDVEQSSMGHAITASRPLSYKKSPIEFEGIDAYRVNGTPADCVALGQHLWDKPDVVLSGINLGPNLGNAMWHSGTLAAAKQAVLFGIKGIALSTPTDVEPDFEKLDPFVEKALDLLFKNPHLNLVNVNFPHNPKGVRWTRQSVRLYDNKIVPALDPMGRKHYWFTVVPLEPAEEGTDRWAIENQFVSITPLRLDLTNEAELVKAQLAYPIT, encoded by the coding sequence ATGAAAATCCTGGTAACGAACGACGACGGAATATACAGCCCCGGTATCGCGGCGCTTGCCAAGATCGCCTCGCGGTTCGGGGAAGTGAAAATTGTAGCCCCCGACGTGGAACAATCCTCTATGGGTCACGCGATTACGGCCTCCCGCCCCCTTTCCTACAAAAAATCGCCCATCGAATTCGAAGGCATCGACGCTTACCGTGTAAATGGTACCCCGGCCGACTGCGTGGCGCTAGGACAGCATCTTTGGGACAAGCCCGATGTGGTGCTTTCGGGGATCAACCTGGGGCCGAACCTGGGGAATGCGATGTGGCATTCGGGCACATTGGCCGCAGCCAAGCAGGCGGTTCTATTCGGTATAAAAGGCATTGCGTTGAGCACGCCCACCGACGTCGAACCCGATTTCGAAAAGCTGGACCCGTTTGTGGAAAAAGCACTGGACCTGCTGTTCAAAAACCCGCATCTGAACCTGGTGAACGTTAATTTTCCTCACAATCCGAAAGGCGTACGCTGGACGAGGCAGTCGGTGCGGCTATACGACAATAAGATCGTCCCGGCGCTCGACCCGATGGGCCGCAAGCACTACTGGTTCACCGTGGTACCCCTCGAACCTGCCGAAGAAGGTACCGATCGCTGGGCCATCGAAAACCAGTTCGTTTCCATTACACCGCTCCGCCTCGACCTCACCAACGAAGCAGAACTTGTGAAAGCCCAGCTTGCCTATCCCATTACGTGA
- a CDS encoding MFS transporter: MKQTNIGNYRWVICALLFFATTINYIDRQILGLLKPTLETEFNWTESDYANIVMVFAGCYAAGYIVFGNIIDKIGSKLGYAVSIIIWSIAAVAHAFVKSTFGFGAVRALLGLGEAGNFPAAVKATAEWFPKRERALATGIFNSGTSIGAVAAPILVPWLLSSYGWQGAFLITGALGFIWLVFWWLMYEIPSRHKKLGAEEYAFIHSDNEAGDGEGQKPIHWTKLVALPQTWVFIVGKFLTDPVWWFFLFWLPSYFATTFALDLKKPSLHLAIVYTATTFGSIGGGYLSSYLIKKGWAPLRARKTTLLVVAFAVMPIILAQFATDIWTVVAIIAIATAAHQAWSANIFTIVSDIFPKRAVSSVVGIGGMAGSLGSTFFPLLVGALLDYYKASGNIGAGYNILFIICGLAYIIAWLVIHFLTSTMKPVEESLKN; encoded by the coding sequence ATGAAACAAACCAATATTGGCAATTATCGCTGGGTTATTTGCGCATTACTGTTCTTTGCAACCACTATCAACTACATCGACAGACAGATTCTTGGATTACTGAAACCGACCCTTGAAACGGAATTCAACTGGACCGAAAGCGATTACGCCAACATAGTGATGGTGTTCGCGGGCTGTTATGCGGCCGGTTATATCGTCTTCGGCAATATCATCGACAAGATCGGCTCCAAACTCGGCTACGCGGTTTCGATTATCATATGGAGCATTGCCGCTGTGGCACACGCGTTTGTAAAAAGCACATTCGGTTTCGGAGCAGTTCGGGCATTGCTGGGGTTAGGCGAGGCGGGCAATTTCCCGGCAGCGGTAAAAGCCACAGCCGAGTGGTTCCCCAAACGCGAGCGCGCGCTCGCAACAGGTATTTTCAACTCGGGCACCAGTATCGGCGCCGTGGCGGCCCCCATTCTGGTACCTTGGCTGCTGAGCAGCTACGGCTGGCAGGGCGCATTCCTGATCACTGGCGCACTCGGATTTATCTGGCTGGTTTTCTGGTGGTTGATGTATGAAATTCCCTCGCGTCATAAAAAGTTGGGCGCGGAAGAATACGCGTTCATCCACAGCGACAACGAGGCGGGCGATGGCGAAGGCCAGAAACCCATTCACTGGACCAAACTGGTTGCGCTGCCGCAAACCTGGGTATTCATCGTAGGTAAATTCCTGACAGACCCCGTCTGGTGGTTCTTCCTCTTCTGGCTGCCGTCCTACTTCGCGACCACATTTGCACTGGACCTCAAAAAGCCAAGCCTGCACCTTGCGATCGTTTACACGGCCACTACATTCGGAAGTATCGGCGGAGGATATTTATCTTCCTACCTCATTAAAAAAGGCTGGGCACCGCTCCGGGCGCGCAAAACCACATTACTGGTCGTAGCATTCGCCGTCATGCCGATCATTCTGGCCCAGTTCGCTACGGACATCTGGACGGTCGTGGCCATTATCGCGATCGCAACAGCGGCACACCAGGCCTGGAGCGCCAATATTTTTACCATCGTTTCCGATATTTTCCCAAAACGGGCCGTTAGTTCGGTGGTCGGTATCGGCGGCATGGCGGGCTCGCTCGGCTCTACTTTCTTCCCGTTGCTTGTGGGCGCGCTGCTCGATTACTACAAAGCATCCGGCAACATCGGTGCTGGCTACAATATCCTGTTCATTATCTGCGGGTTAGCTTATATTATCGCCTGGCTGGTCATTCATTTCCTGACCAGCACCATGAAGCCGGTCGAAGAATCGTTAAAGAACTGA
- a CDS encoding c-type cytochrome yields the protein MKKYRYPLVILAVSFLLVYCKTNKQTSQQTASSATTTVAKEERPAPATGKSPFIPASETIAKMVIEDGFEVKLVAAEPLVSAPVAMQFDDKARMWVVEMVGYMPDTIGTGEDIPNGNIVVLDDKNKDGVYDDRKVVIDSLVLPRAICLIDNGILVAEPTNLWFYELKNDQVVKKTLVDPKYTEGGNVEHQPNGLLRAMDNWIYNAKSDKRYRRIGGKWVIEHTHFRGQWGICQDNYGRLYYNNNSQNLLGDYFPAGFGAWNRNQKGVAGYNEKAVANNKVYPLHPTPGVNRGYMKNVLDDSLRLNEFTAAAAPVVYRGDLFGKNYDFNAFVPEPSANLVKRNILTENGYVVKGDIAYKGREFLASTDERFRPVSLYNAPDGSLFVLDMYRGIIQHKTYLTPYLKDQIGKRDLTQPLSAGRIYKIIPKGSRPKPGTIPDGAQELVKLLGHANGWVRDRAQQKLVDGKYNQTVPALREAIKQTADPLLAIHALWTLEGLNSLKPEEALAWMRQSSWTFRAQGLYASAAVITPTSYPQFVTAFNTMVDSGDSLSAPYIAFLSRSIEKFDPNAARGLLNKLAVKYPNNRYVADAVISTLQGQEEAFQSAIAGSVTDPNAVLNKQLARVVTGIRNAMGNRNPEMLKKEFPKGEALFTSVCQTCHGADGGGVKSLAPPLNQSEWVTGNKDKLISIVLFGLTGPVKVNGHIYQTPEVSGDMPGIGYDKDMPNEDIAQLLSFIRRSWRNNADKVTTEEVAKVRTKLQGREKAFTEAELNGI from the coding sequence ATGAAGAAGTACCGTTATCCCCTTGTGATCCTGGCGGTTTCCTTTTTGTTGGTGTATTGTAAAACCAACAAACAAACCAGCCAGCAAACCGCCTCGTCCGCAACCACAACCGTCGCGAAAGAAGAAAGACCCGCCCCGGCTACCGGGAAATCGCCATTTATACCCGCTTCCGAAACCATCGCCAAAATGGTGATCGAAGATGGCTTCGAAGTAAAACTCGTCGCTGCGGAACCGCTCGTAAGCGCGCCGGTAGCCATGCAGTTCGACGATAAAGCCAGAATGTGGGTCGTTGAAATGGTGGGGTATATGCCCGATACCATCGGTACGGGCGAAGATATTCCCAATGGCAACATCGTAGTCCTCGACGACAAAAATAAAGACGGCGTTTACGACGACCGCAAAGTCGTGATCGACTCGCTCGTGCTTCCGCGTGCGATCTGCCTGATAGACAACGGCATTCTGGTGGCCGAACCGACCAATCTCTGGTTTTACGAGTTGAAAAACGACCAGGTGGTCAAAAAAACGCTCGTCGACCCCAAATACACGGAGGGCGGCAACGTGGAGCACCAGCCTAATGGCCTCCTTCGTGCAATGGACAACTGGATCTACAATGCCAAATCCGACAAGCGCTACCGTCGCATCGGAGGCAAGTGGGTTATCGAGCACACGCATTTCCGTGGCCAATGGGGAATTTGTCAGGACAATTACGGCCGGCTCTATTATAACAACAATTCGCAAAACCTGCTGGGCGACTACTTCCCGGCCGGTTTCGGCGCCTGGAACAGGAACCAGAAAGGCGTGGCCGGCTATAATGAGAAGGCTGTGGCAAACAACAAAGTATACCCGCTTCATCCTACACCCGGCGTGAACCGCGGCTACATGAAAAACGTCCTCGACGACAGCCTCCGCCTGAACGAATTTACCGCCGCCGCCGCGCCTGTCGTTTACAGGGGCGATCTGTTCGGCAAGAACTACGATTTCAATGCATTTGTGCCGGAACCTTCGGCGAACCTCGTCAAACGCAATATCCTGACTGAAAACGGATATGTCGTGAAAGGCGACATCGCCTACAAGGGCAGGGAATTTCTCGCCAGCACCGACGAACGGTTCCGGCCCGTAAGCCTCTATAATGCGCCCGACGGCAGCCTGTTCGTTCTCGATATGTACCGGGGCATTATCCAGCACAAAACTTACCTGACGCCCTACCTGAAAGACCAGATCGGCAAGCGCGACCTTACGCAGCCGCTCTCGGCCGGGCGCATTTACAAGATTATTCCGAAAGGATCGCGCCCCAAACCCGGAACTATTCCCGACGGGGCCCAGGAACTGGTGAAACTGCTGGGCCATGCCAACGGCTGGGTTCGCGACCGGGCGCAGCAAAAACTGGTCGACGGCAAATACAACCAGACTGTTCCTGCATTGCGCGAGGCCATCAAACAAACGGCCGATCCGCTGCTCGCTATTCATGCGTTGTGGACGCTGGAAGGGTTGAATTCGCTGAAACCGGAGGAAGCCTTAGCCTGGATGCGGCAATCGTCGTGGACATTCCGGGCGCAGGGGCTGTATGCTTCGGCGGCGGTGATCACACCCACCTCCTACCCGCAATTCGTAACGGCCTTTAACACCATGGTCGATTCGGGCGACTCGTTGTCCGCTCCCTATATCGCCTTCCTTTCCAGGAGCATCGAAAAATTCGACCCGAATGCGGCACGAGGACTGCTCAACAAGCTGGCGGTGAAATATCCTAACAACCGGTACGTGGCCGACGCGGTGATCAGTACCCTGCAGGGCCAGGAGGAAGCTTTTCAGAGCGCCATTGCGGGCTCGGTAACCGACCCGAATGCCGTGCTCAACAAACAGCTCGCGCGCGTCGTGACGGGTATCCGCAATGCGATGGGCAACCGTAACCCGGAAATGCTCAAAAAGGAATTCCCCAAAGGCGAAGCATTGTTTACGTCGGTGTGCCAGACCTGCCACGGTGCCGATGGCGGCGGCGTGAAATCGCTCGCACCACCGCTGAACCAGTCGGAATGGGTGACAGGCAATAAAGACAAGCTTATTTCCATTGTCCTTTTCGGCCTTACCGGTCCTGTGAAAGTGAACGGCCACATTTATCAAACACCCGAGGTAAGCGGCGACATGCCCGGCATCGGCTACGACAAAGACATGCCTAACGAAGACATCGCGCAGCTTCTGAGCTTCATCCGCCGTTCGTGGCGCAACAACGCCGACAAGGTGACCACCGAAGAAGTCGCCAAAGTCCGCACGAAACTGCAAGGCCGCGAAAAAGCATTCACCGAGGCCGAACTGAACGGCATTTGA